The proteins below come from a single Arthrobacter sp. zg-Y1171 genomic window:
- a CDS encoding ammonium transporter, translating into MNGADTAWVLICAGLVLFMTPGLALFYGGMVPVRNVLTMLMQNIIPLGIISVTWILVGYTLAFSNGGNSVLGEFDAFALIDVDTPQFHTVAAGVTIPTLAFVAYQMMFAVITPALLTGATAGRLRFAGWVVFLAAFSILVYPQVARWLWHPKGWLFQLGAQDWAGGMVVHASAGAAAVAVLLVVGRRRGWPNLRTSPNNLPLMLVGGGILWFGWFGFNAGDGLQANDIAAQALINTHVAGSAAMLTWLLVERITRGHCTLVGAISGAVAGLATITPCAGYVGTGAALLIGLIAGCVCVVAVRLKSVLHYDDALDVIAVHFVGGVLGSFLLGFFGDSSVNPAGDDGIFSGGGGMLLWHQSVALVSVVLFSFVLSWVIAAVISRTIGLKEPGPEQEDLDRVQQDSSAYSLSGISARPTAAGRAAVDGSPGGDARHSAASHVISALVNTERIDGLRDALLMAGARSLELSETAVYSGKIRSDTFRSEKRLIDFDERFRVQAAVDPEHEEAVVAVLKRFGAEPESIYRMAIAPN; encoded by the coding sequence ATGAACGGGGCGGACACCGCGTGGGTGCTGATCTGCGCCGGGCTGGTGCTGTTTATGACCCCGGGCCTGGCACTCTTCTACGGCGGGATGGTTCCCGTCCGCAACGTCCTGACCATGCTGATGCAGAACATCATCCCGCTCGGAATCATCTCGGTGACCTGGATCCTCGTCGGGTACACCCTGGCCTTCAGCAACGGGGGCAACTCCGTGCTCGGCGAATTCGACGCCTTTGCGCTTATCGACGTCGACACTCCGCAGTTCCACACCGTTGCGGCGGGCGTGACCATTCCGACGCTGGCCTTCGTGGCCTACCAGATGATGTTCGCGGTGATCACTCCCGCACTGCTCACCGGTGCGACAGCCGGCAGGCTCCGGTTCGCCGGCTGGGTGGTTTTCCTTGCCGCATTCTCCATCCTGGTTTATCCGCAGGTGGCGCGCTGGCTCTGGCATCCAAAGGGATGGCTGTTCCAGCTTGGCGCCCAGGACTGGGCCGGCGGCATGGTGGTGCACGCCTCCGCGGGTGCCGCCGCCGTGGCGGTGCTGCTGGTGGTGGGCCGGCGGCGCGGGTGGCCAAACCTGCGGACCTCGCCCAACAACCTTCCGCTGATGCTGGTGGGCGGCGGCATTCTCTGGTTCGGGTGGTTCGGATTCAACGCGGGTGACGGGCTGCAGGCCAACGACATTGCCGCGCAGGCACTGATCAATACCCACGTGGCAGGATCGGCCGCGATGCTCACATGGTTGCTCGTGGAGCGGATCACCAGAGGGCACTGCACTCTGGTAGGAGCAATTTCCGGTGCAGTTGCGGGCCTGGCCACCATCACGCCCTGCGCCGGTTATGTCGGCACCGGGGCGGCCCTGCTGATCGGACTGATCGCGGGCTGCGTGTGCGTGGTGGCGGTGCGGCTCAAGAGTGTCCTGCATTACGACGACGCCCTGGACGTCATTGCCGTCCATTTCGTGGGCGGCGTGCTGGGGTCCTTCCTGCTGGGTTTCTTCGGGGACAGCTCAGTGAACCCGGCCGGAGATGACGGCATCTTCTCCGGCGGCGGGGGAATGCTGCTGTGGCACCAGAGTGTTGCCCTCGTTTCCGTGGTGCTCTTCTCCTTCGTGCTCAGCTGGGTCATTGCCGCCGTCATTTCCCGGACCATAGGGCTAAAGGAGCCGGGTCCGGAGCAGGAGGACCTGGACCGCGTCCAGCAGGACTCGTCCGCGTATTCACTCAGCGGAATCAGTGCCCGGCCCACGGCCGCGGGCCGGGCGGCGGTGGACGGAAGCCCGGGCGGCGACGCCCGGCACTCCGCCGCCAGCCATGTCATCAGCGCCTTGGTCAACACCGAGCGCATAGACGGGCTGCGGGACGCGCTGCTGATGGCCGGCGCCCGCTCCCTGGAGCTCTCCGAAACCGCTGTCTACTCCGGGAAGATCCGGAGCGATACTTTCCGCAGCGAAAAGCGGCTGATCGATTTCGATGAGCGGTTCCGGGTGCAGGCAGCAGTGGACCCGGAACACGAGGAAGCGGTGGTCGCGGTGCTGAAACGGTTCGGGGCGGAACCCGAATCCATCTACCGGATGGCAATCGCCCCGAACTGA